A segment of the Deinococcus radiopugnans ATCC 19172 genome:
GGAAACTGCACTGGCCCTGAACACCAAGGAACTGCTGGTGCTGGCCTCGATCATGGACGGCGCGCAGACGCCAGGGCGCATTGCCAGCCGGCAGAGCCTGCCGGCCCCCACCGTGACGCGCATCGTGTCCAAGCTGGTGGCGGCGGGGCTGGTGGTGCGGGTCAGTGACCCCGCCGACTTGCGCTGCTTCCAGCTGCAGCTGACCCCTCAGGGCGAGGCCACCCGCGCCCGCACCCGCCAGACCGGGCAGCAGATCGTCGCCTCGCACTTCGGCCACCTGCCGCCGCAGCGTGTTCACGCGGCGCTGGAGGCCATGCGGGCGTTTCACGACGCCCTGAACGCGCCTATATCTGAAGAGGCACTGCCTGAAGAAACACTGCCCGAACAGGCGCGAGCCGAAGTTTCACTCTCCGAGGAGGTGGGCGCATGAGCACCCCCGTGAGTCCCGCCGTCCAGTCGCATTCCGGCCTGAATGAGCGTGACAAGATCATGGCCTTTGTCGGCATCCTGACCGTGCTGTTCCTGTCCAGCCTGAACCTGACGGTGGTGGGCAGCGCCATGCCGCGCGTGATCAGTGACCTGGGCGGCTTTCACCTGTACGCCTGGGCGTTTACCGCGTATTCGCTGGCCACCACCATCACCATTCCGGTGGTGGGCACCATCAGTGACCGGGTGGGCCGCCGCCCGCTGATTCTGCTGGGCATCGCGGTGTTCGCGCTGGGCAGCGTGGGCCTGGGCTTCGCGCACAACATGGAGCAGCTGATCGTCCTGCGCGCGGTGCAGGGGATTGGCGGCGGCGCGTTGATGGCGATGAGCTTCACGGCGATTGCTGACCTGTTTACTCCGATTGAACGCGGGCGCTACCAGGGCTACACCGGCGCGGTGTGGGGCGTAAGCTCCGTGGTGGGGCCACTGGTGGGCGGCTTTTTAACCGATCATCTGGGCTGGCGCAGCGTGTTCTTCGTGAACCTGCCCTTCGCGCTGCTGGCGGCGTACTTTATCTGGCGGTTCTTCCGGCTGCCCAAGCCGGTCATCGCCCCCGGTACGGGCCGCAGCTTCGACGCGCTGGGCGCCACGCTGCTGGCGGGCGCGGTCACCACCCTGACGCTGGCGATGTCCTGGGGCGGCGGTACGTACCCGTGGACGAGCGCCACCATTCTGGGCCTGCTGGCCGGGGCGCTGGCGCTGGGCGTGGGCTACGCCTTCCACAGCCGCCGTCAGGAACGGCCCATCCTGGATCTGGGCCTGCTGAAGGATAGGGGCATCGCCACCGCCTCGCTGGCCGGCTTTCTGGTCAGCGCGGGCATGTACGCCGCCATCCTGTACCTGCCGCTGTACATGCAGGGCGTGCGGGGCAGCA
Coding sequences within it:
- a CDS encoding MDR family MFS transporter: MSTPVSPAVQSHSGLNERDKIMAFVGILTVLFLSSLNLTVVGSAMPRVISDLGGFHLYAWAFTAYSLATTITIPVVGTISDRVGRRPLILLGIAVFALGSVGLGFAHNMEQLIVLRAVQGIGGGALMAMSFTAIADLFTPIERGRYQGYTGAVWGVSSVVGPLVGGFLTDHLGWRSVFFVNLPFALLAAYFIWRFFRLPKPVIAPGTGRSFDALGATLLAGAVTTLTLAMSWGGGTYPWTSATILGLLAGALALGVGYAFHSRRQERPILDLGLLKDRGIATASLAGFLVSAGMYAAILYLPLYMQGVRGSSASGSGLALAPLMGGMILTSTLSGQLVSRTGRYKKLIVAGAFVAAGALVLASTLSLTTPMWLAVGTMVLLGIGLGPVNSQLTLAVQNASPREKLGSATSGNQFFRQIGGTLAVSLFGALVNAQLAGKLSAQLPAAAKTLPAPLQEAIASPNLLTSPEASAQLGGALEKLGQPELLPQITAALRNVMVGAIDEVFLVSAILVALAFVAALLLPERPLLGRQTHTVEVGGVKGAGQRNAQATD
- a CDS encoding MarR family winged helix-turn-helix transcriptional regulator → MSLPSSPHTEPHPDELYELIRLTLRLSRRFRQALDEPLETALALNTKELLVLASIMDGAQTPGRIASRQSLPAPTVTRIVSKLVAAGLVVRVSDPADLRCFQLQLTPQGEATRARTRQTGQQIVASHFGHLPPQRVHAALEAMRAFHDALNAPISEEALPEETLPEQARAEVSLSEEVGA